A genomic window from Sorex araneus isolate mSorAra2 chromosome 2, mSorAra2.pri, whole genome shotgun sequence includes:
- the LOC129401857 gene encoding olfactory receptor 2T27-like, with product MAWQSNQTSGSDFILLDLFHGTPVPWVLVALTLVDLLVALLGNSTILLLIWADPLLHNPMYFLLSQLSLMDLLYICTFVPKMVLVFLSGDRRISFIGCSFQMSLFGTLAGSEFLLLAVMAYDRYVAICQPLRYPILMRPRVCVLLVLVTWLGALFNAMIHVIYTLTLPYCGSREIHHFFCEIPALLKVVCVDTSQYEMGVFVSGVVFILLPFSAILGSYGSILSTVLGMGSRQGLRKALTTCSSHVIVVSLFYGAAIIKYIVPKSYHTPEQEELVSVFYTIITPMLNPLIYSLRNKDVARAFWKVLGK from the coding sequence ATGGCATGGCAGAGCAACCAGACTTCAGGGAGTGATTTCATCCTCCTGGATCTGTTTCACGGCACCCCAGTTCCCTGGGTCCTCGTGGCACTCACCTTGGTGGATCTTCTGGTCGCCCTGCTTGGCAACTCCACAATCCTCCTCCTCATCTGGGCTGACCCTCTTCTCCACAACCCCATGTACTTCCTGCTCAGCCAGCTCTCCCTCATGGATCTCTTGTATATCTGCACTTTTGTCCCCAAGATGGTCCTGGTCTTTCTCTCAGGGGATCGCCGCATCTCCTTCATAGGGTGCAGCTTTCAGATGTCCCTCTTCGGCACTCTGGCTGGATCAGAATTCCTGTTGCTGGCTGTGATGGCGTATGACCGATATGTCGCCATCTGCCAGCCACTGCGCTATCCCATCCTCATGCGCCCCAGGGTCTGCGTGTTGTTGGTACTTGTGACCTGGCTGGGGGCCCTGTTCAATGCTATGATCCATGTGATCTACACTCTGACTCTGCCCTACTGTGGTTCCCGGGAAatccatcatttcttttgtgagaTCCCAGCTCTCCTGAAAGTGGTCTGTGTGGACACCTCCCAGTATGAAATGGGTGTTTTTGTGAGTGGGGTGGTTTTTATCCTTCTTCCATTTTCAGCTATTCTGGGCTCCTATGGCAGCATACTGTCCACTGTACTGGGCATGGGGTCAAGGCAGGGACTCAGGAAAGCCTTGACTACGTGCTCTTCTCACGTGATTGTGGTGTCCCTCTTCTATGGTGCTGCCATCATCAAGTACATTGTGCCAAAGTCCTACCACACCCCTGAGCAGGAGGAATTGGTCTCTGTATTTTACACCATTATAACGCCCATGCTCAATCCTCTCAT
- the LOC101546729 gene encoding olfactory receptor 2M2-like produces the protein MAWQSNQTSGSDFILLDLFHGTPVPWVLVALTLVDLLVALLGNSTILLLIWADPLLHNPMYFLLSQLSLMDLLYICTFVPKMVLVFLSGDRRISFIGCSFQMFLFTTLAGSECLLLAVMAYDRYMAICQPLRYPILMRPRVCVVLVLVTWLGALLNAMIHVIYTLNLPYCGSREIHHFFCEIPALLKVVCVDTSQYEKGVFVSGVIFLLPPISAILGSYGSILSTVLGMGSRQGLRKALTTCSSHVIVVSLFYGAAIIKYIVPKSYHTPEQEELVSIFYTIITPMLNPLIYSLRNKDVARAFWKVLGK, from the coding sequence ATGGCATGGCAGAGCAACCAGACTTCAGGGAGTGATTTCATCCTCCTGGATCTGTTTCACGGCACCCCAGTTCCCTGGGTCCTCGTGGCGCTCACCTTGGTGGACCTTCTGGTCGCCCTGCTTGGCAACTCCACAATCCTCCTCCTCATCTGGGCTGACCCTCTTCTCCACAACCCCATGTACTTCCTGCTCAGCCAGCTCTCCCTCATGGATCTCTTGTATATCTGCACTTTTGTCCCCAAGATGGTCCtggtctttctctctggggatcgCCGCATCTCCTTCATAGGGTGCAGCTTTCAGATGTTCCTCTTCACCACGCTGGCTGGATCAGAGTGTCTTTTGCTGGCTGTGATGGCATATGATCGGTACATGGCCATCTGCCAGCCACTTCGCTATCCCATCCTCATGCGCCCCAGGGTCTGCGTGGTGCTGGTACTTGTGACCTGGCTGGGGGCCCTGCTCAATGCTATGATCCATGTGATCTACACTCTGAATCTCCCTTACTGTGGCTCCAGGGAAatccatcatttcttttgtgagaTCCCAGCTCTCCTGAAAGTAGTCTGTGTGGACACCTCCCAGTATGAAAAGGGTGTTTTTGTGAGTGGGGtgatttttctcctccctcccatctCAGCTATTCTGGGCTCCTATGGCAGCATACTGTCCACTGTACTGGGCATGGGGTCAAGGCAGGGACTCAGGAAAGCCTTGACTACGTGCTCTTCTCACGTGATTGTGGTGTCCCTCTTCTATGGTGCTGCCATCATCAAGTACATTGTGCCAAAATCCTACCACACCCCTGAGCAGGAGGAATTGGTCTCTATCTTTTACACCATTATAACGCCCATGCTCAACCCTCTCATCTACAGCCTGCGGAACAAGGATGTTGCTAGAGCCTTCTGGAAAGTTCTTGGAAAATGA